CTTGTTTCTCAGTTGCAAAATATGAAACGTCTTGTCACAGCAACACTAAGGCGATTTGCTACTCTTTGTTCAAGAAAAGCAACATATGTAAGAAAAACGTTTCTGACCTTCCTGACCGGCTCCCTCAGTTCTGTGTCGTGTCTCTCCTTCTTCTTGCTGGAGATCTCGTCCACGATGTCCCTCAGCAGGTCCCCGGTGTTCACGCTGCTGGCGGCTTCCGAGAAGTCGCTGGTGGTGCTCTGATGGAGGGCAGGAAGTGTATTGTGAAACTTAGGAATAGTTGTTGCAGCGTAAGAGACAGGCTAAAGTGCTAGGGAGGACCGACTCAAAGTCCAAGCGTTTGTTGACTAGGCAAGCTGTAGTACGGGGAAGGCAGGTTTATACTTACGTTTATCTGTTACAATGCAACATGTTGCACATGGAGTAACCAGTTTTCAACTATACTCTGCCTTGGAATAATATAGTACGAATCTTTTCACCTGTTCGTTCCACCTAACGTAATAAGCTTCTGCATTAGATATCTGTAAATCCGTATActcggtgtttttttttcatgttctttAATATTGTCTTGGCAAATGGGACAAATAGACTCGGCAACAGCAATGATGTATTCAAATTAGTGTGTGTATTCCCGCTTCCCGGGCGTACTTGTGAAACGGTTGGACTTGAACTCGAAAACTCTCTATGATCATGCCTGTCAGTGTCTTCGTTCATCGCTGCACAGCAAACATGGCATTGCTGTCTATTGATTTTGTATTCTCTATGAGTAGGCTAATATTCGTCAATGTAGTCAGTAATATGTCCAAACTGTGGCCGTGACTACCATGCCCGGATCGGCCTACAGAGCCACAGTAGACGCTGTCAACCACCGTGACCTGATACAGAGCGCTAGGTGGacatctggaaagatggaaggatgatACGATGTAGTCAGTAATATAATCAGATACTGGAAATAATACCTGTGAGACTGTTGAACTTGACCCCTCCGTCGTCTCTTCTATCTCCTCGTCCTTGGGCCGTGTCTCCACCACCAGCATGTCGTACAGCACGGCGTAGGCCACCAACCGGTCTCCAGGGAACAGCGGAGGCAGCGACTTAGGGGACTGCAGTACCTCGATCCCCGCTGGGGGGCGCCACGTGACCGTGATGTCACTGATGCACGGCTGGAGGGCGCGCTTCAGACAGGCTACaacctaaaggtggggtcacacatgcgtatatattcaagtccgtttgaggtgcgtatgaaacttttagtctctaccaggctcctcaggTCGCGGgcaaaatagtacaaattggacaaatatagatacataacatgccaggtgagttagctgaccgagaagtatgctTAGCGAccaagctaactcgtctgacatgtcacctgtttatgtttgtccaatttctattatttttccaacgacctgtggggcctggtggaggtaaatactcccatgcgtgcctcatacggacttaaatatatacgcaggtgtgaccccaccttaaaatGGCGGGTAGGTCAGAGCAGATGTTCTTGTGTACGTACCAAATATTGATAATGTTTTAGACACTTTCGACTCTTTACTGCTGTCACGTGTCCACGAGGCAATGTGGCATTACTTTTAACTCCTGAAACAGCTGTGTACTTAGCCAAACGTCAATGTAATCGAAAGAGAAGTATGTATActtatctgtgtgtgtttgtatacaTCATGATCGTTCTGGTTACCTTAGGCTGAATCCTCTCCCCCTCCTGGATCAGCTCAGCAGCGCCACCTCCCGCCGAACCCACGCCCTGCACCAGCGAGCGCGAGGCTTTTGGGCCGATACCGAGGGCAAAACACCTGGGGAAATGCAATTAATGGCACTTGATTTCTGTACGAATTTGTATCAAGAGACGGAACAAATCTTAATCACAATCTATCACTTGTGAAGTAATGTTAGGTTATCATGGATACAAGAAACTTCAGTCCGTcggaacaaggaggttaaaaactttaacctccttggtcggaAAGGATGTTACGCCTTTGTAGTACCGTGTTTGGGTTTAGCCTCGACTACGTAAAAGAAGCCTGCACACTTGTGTCAATAAGAAGGTTTCATTGTGGGAGCGGTATCCAAAAACATGAGGAGTGGCAAAGTCGCATTGTACTAACTGCCATCGAAATCATTACCTGAGCATTGCTTCGAAAAACAATAATTGTAATTGACTGGGAGGGAAGACAACAGACGGATCCGCGGGATCAAGGAGGCGGTCTgtataagaaagtcaaccccagtgatatGATGAACCGGAACgggggggggtacaaacttAGCCACCCTTTGGATTGTGTTtccaccgcaaaagcgccacctacatcggctacatataacggcgagaagcagaactcaagTTAAAATCTCCGAGGAAGGTgcctgagagacatcaaaacgtaagcaaagtgagtattaactggttgtgtgaaGAATTCTCCTCTATCCTTCATGAGTCTTATTTGGCAATAGAGAGATACGTACCTGGTGTTGTAGGCGTTTTTCCTGACGAGGTCAATGACCGTGCCGGTGTTACTGACGCTCCCGTCCGTCAGCAGGAACACCTGCCGCGGGTAACCTGACGTCACGGGCGCAGAGAACACCCACTGCAGCGGCGACAGGATGTTCGTGCCTGAAacaaaaatataagaaaatacatttttggcgacgcctcaaagGCAGAGACTCTTACTGGTTCTGACCCGCCAGGAATACAACATATCAATTATCAGCGGgctactaatacatgtatatgctcaCTATAGATAATTTGACACCTTTGCATGTTCTTTGAAAGACCTTGCGATTTGCACCACCCAATGACCTTTGATGTTGATAATCTCTCCTATTAAAGTTATGACCGGGCCTTCAGGGTATTATACAAGGTATATCCTTTTAATTTTCGTGTTATTCTTTACTATGCATTCAGTAACGAATTGAAAGGCTTCATGTAAGTTTCACTCTTTCAATGTCCGATGTATCATCATATCTTAATCATGAGTAAATGGTATAAAAGTGGTCTACAACGTAACAAGAAACATGCGACATGTCTCAATACAAAACCTTGCCAAAAGGATGTTcagatgaaaaagaaaactgtccAGTCTTCTTGGTACCTTTGAACCCCCACaaaactcattttcacctgagtaaagtgaggaaagccgtgtaaagtgcctttccggattcccaagggcacaagatcggtaacatggcagctggattcgaacccgcaaccacTCGGTCACGGGTCGAACAtggtcccactgcgctacgcggtcccacgaaAGTACCGGGTGGAAACTAGTACAACCATGAGTCTCCCTTACCTCCCATATCGGCGCGCATTTTCTTGATGTCCGCTGACGCCTTGTCCACGTTCTGCTGCGTGTAGGGCACGCTGGTGCTGAACATGGGTTTGTAGCTGGAGCCGAAACTCACGATGTTAAACACGCAGCAGGTGGGCAGGCTCTTCAGGAACAACAGGAGCGTCTCACGGGCGCCTGGGGTGGGAAAATACcaatatatttattcatttgcaaattcatgcccgaaggctaattgcaagggtacagacagtaaaagtaacaagtgtctattctatacagctatctatatacatgattctacatagtttactgggaggtttgacttcttcttttgaggcagtggctgatgaaaagtcccacgtcttTATTGATTAGTGTGTTCTGTGATTTTATCAGGAATATAGTTTTTGGAGGTCTGCCAACTggagaaaagttggaaatattgtattaattgtgttgaaaaggttgtttctttcatcctcataatgggggcagttgcatataaaatgtatttcatcttccactgcatccgtcgcacagtatttgCACAATATAAGAGGGTGGGGCATTtcttaaccactgccttcaaagaagtcaaacccaacaatagTAAACGTAGTGCTTTTATTTCATTGGaaactagtgttacatgtatatactcaTATTACTTTGAGACTGcacgggcatgattttgcaagtAAACATTGTCGTGTAAGCCAACGCTACTAAAATACATAGATTTTGTTGGTCTCTGATGTGTCAGATGCTTCATATATCAAGTCAGACAGGACTCACAATTAGATGCAGAATACGCGTATGTCTCTACAAGAGTTTATTTCATACGAATGACCTTTGTATGACTCATTATCCGTGAATTAGTGGGAGATTTCCATACGAGGGCTAAAAGCAAAGACGAAGCTTAAGGTAAGCAATGAAGAGTGCCATGGCCATTAGTTATTGTGTCCCTCTTAGCTGTATGTCATCCAACTTAATTAAGCATGCGTTCAATGCCTTTATTTTATGACCTGTTTGTACAACAAACAATTGCAGATTATTATGTTCACAGTTCTTATCCAGTCGGTGTTTCGATTTTTGTAATGATAAAGAAAGATAAAAGACCTGCTATGTTGGCCCCGCTCATGCTGCCACTTCTGTCCAGAATAAAGATGAAATTTCCCGGAATCTTGGACGGGTCACGTGGTGGGATGGACGAGAAGTCCGGAAAGAACGAGAGCATGATGGCGGCGTGGTGCATCAGATCCTGGGAACGAGATGTAAACACAATGGTCTCAACAAGATCAAAAACTCAAGCGGATAGTTTAGCCACAGTAACAAGTGTAGTCATACTCTTGAAAATAAGGTTATCTTTACGTTCAgggatttgttttgtttttgacggGAGGATGGTCGTCTTGAGCAGGCCGCTTAATACTTGTGTCAATAAGGGAAATTTGGGAAACCAAGAAAAAGCAGCCGTAATCGCCAGGCGGTCGGTGTGCAAAAGTGGTGGTTTGACTGTTTCTACATCCATTTTTGGTTCGGAAAGTGAATCAATTTTACTCATTCATGTGACTTTCTAAACGCCTGACGACCAATCAGGGatagtaaaacaaaaaaaaacaattttagtacCAGTGCTGAAGTTCGATCGATGCAATTAACTCGAGATAGCCTCAAACTACTAACGAACTTCACCTTGTGCAACCTGCCCCTGAGATAGTCCACCTTAGACGACGGTTTCTCCTCCTTCTCCCTCTGCAGCCTCTTGAAGCCCCTGCGCGACTTGACGTACTCCTCGTACCCTGACAGACTCATGTCGCCGTGCTCCAGGATGATGGCGGGCTTGTGCGGGTCCGACAGGTACAGCAACACCTGGACGTCCTCACTGTACGTGTGCTGCTCAGCAAGCGTCACAAACACCTGGCGTACGTAAAACAAGCGTTAGGAACACCTGAAGTACAGGTACAGTAACACCTGGACGTCCTCGCTGTAGGTGTGCTGCTCAGCTAGCGTCACGAACACCTGGCGTAAAAGATCAAACGTTATAAATGTCTGACGTAAAGGAATGAAGGTTAACAAATCCTGACGTGCAGGTATAGCCACTCCTGGACTTCCTCGCTATACGTGTACGTGTGCTGCTTCGAAACAGATCAGAGTCAGCAACACCAttaattacctgcatgtatgcaggtatggttttgatgctggtgggaacttttcggtagccggggatgtagggcgctgtatctcgtgaacggatggtgcgagcacgacgatttttgatacgtgggttgggggtggtagcttaacagtcaggtttgattttgggcctcctggcgtttgaacttgacattgcaggtggcatttttggtgtttttggggcacttttggcgctgtgtgtccggaacgatacgcgcgattgcgacgatttttggtgcatgggtggggggttgttgcctgttgcctaggattgactttgggccttgtcgcgtttgaacttgacccggcaggtcgaattttgtgtccgggaggggtgtttccggagttatatcttctgaacggctggtgctggcgcgatgatatttggcacatgtgtcggcggtgggggggggtggctgaataatgctcaattttgattttggcgcccttggtgcttgaacttgacattttaggttaccttttgtgcgggcacggggagtgcgctgtatctccggaacgcaaggtaccattgtgttgctatttggtacgtgagttgtttgtggtgtcctggtggtcaggtttgattttgggcctcctagtgcttgaacttgatactgtataggttgaccctgtttttgtgtggttggggcatcctcccaatatctgcttggttttaaaaacagattatggttgggtgtagaaccatcatctggcctgggccaccttcaatgtatcaggttacttagtggcactgacagtttgccagatgacgggagtgtacaagattatatatctgttggtcaggtataattggagtttgcttattactctttgtggtgtttctagagctgtatagtactgagttttaagtttcggtacaagttcctttaccctgttggcaatcatggttgaacttgaacttaaacagaagaagatgcaattttctaatgtggaggagaactgtatagagtgttgccataagagaaaggtatgtgtatgatttgtcctgtgtttctttttgtttctttggtaatgccatttccatactgtatacaggtaatttgttgttttgggctagtcatattcgcttggtttttgggcctgcttaatctatggtacaggcagggttaagtggtggaggcttagctttgttctgttttaaattcagtatcgtttgttgcattttgtcgcggcaaatatatgatgaaattccccttctaagcaactgctcattggtttgcggggatgtttgctgggtgtttgctctgactacaacagcttctgaacttttcaaagcttccattgccagcagcttgccatctataaatgggattgacaaggacatttttcatagtaaattatgctgttaaatttggcttagatactacaggagatttaggtttgggttggatggattgaatgaaaatatcataccaccctggggactaactgctgctgctgcatgggggctaccactattcatattgtctaatgtctatggaactacagataaaagtatcattggtcaaattatgcaagtaacattccgatgtcaagtgaataacaccccagaaataaatctttaatgaatatcattggaagaacacaaaccaaggagacttagcagctgcattaggtcagtacattgaaataggaagatattagtatatcatgtgacagagtaactacatgtgcatgggccatctgagacaaaaaaaggtagcgtctcaacaacttcaaagtactgtggttggttacatacttaagaaatccaaaataagtaatgttcatccatgtccaaacttacaaattcagaaaatggaatttcagagtcagacttttgcatggtgcacaaccaacacggtaaaaagctcatttttccaaccacgtaacacagacaaaaaggcaaaaatacacaatagctctacagaaacccaatacatttcatgcaggcctgaggtctacgaactcttgtttgataAGTTACGGTCCCATAAAAGTCTTTGATCATTTACACAATGTACGGCTGCTGTTGTAAATTATATTTTATAGAACCATCATTTGCACTCTCAATATGAGTAGCATCAACCCGTGAATACCTCATTAGCGTTCCTTGCGTAAGGATCGGCGTCTACCCTGATGGAGTGGGTCGGGCTCTCTACACCCGCAAGCAGGCACGGCATCTTCACTTCCAACTGCGAGAAACAATCAGCGAGTAACATGTTATTAAGATAATGATAAAAGATTCGGAAAAGCGGTTAAAGGCATTTCAATTAAAGAACGAACGGTATAGACAGATCCGCGAAAATACCATAAAATCATATTTGTGTAAAATGTTTCCTTTAATAGAGGCAGTGAATTGCACAAGCTTCCTGGCACCTTTGACACCTTACCGGAATCATGTATCTGGTGACGTATGCAATAAAAATTTCCTTTGTGAAAGAAATGTGGTAAATCTGGTTCTATTTGAAGTAGCAACTAATGTTGTGATAGTCCATATGTGCATATGCAAATATTCGCTGAATATGCGAGTAAgtacgtgtgtatgtatgtatttatgtatgtatgtatgtatgtatgtatgtatgtatgtatgtatgtatatatgtatggcATGTTGCTTATTCAGATTTTAGAGAATGTTTTCACAGTATCGTACCTGGAACTCGAACTCGTACGGGAAGGGGTTGATGGCGGTTTCCTGCACGATGTCCATCAGGTTCCTACAGGTGGTGAAGCTGGCATCCTCCGTACCGTACCCCATACTGTAGTTTGTACTGGTCAGACTGCTCTTACTGTCCTCAGGACTGGTCACCAACTCAAAACTCTGGTTCCTGAAcctggaaacaaacaaaacacgcTTTCAGCTAGACCTGATACTCCGTGCCGTACCCCATACTGTAGTCCGTACTGGTCAGGCTGCTCTTACTGTCCTCAGGACTGGTCACCAACTCAAAACTCTGGTTCCTGAAcctggaaacaaacaaaacacactttCAGCTAGTCCTGATACTCCGTGCCGTACCCCATACTGTAGTTCGTACTGGTCAGGCTGCTCTTACTGTCCTCAGGACTGGTCACCAACTCAAAACTCTGGTTCCTGAAcctggaaacaaacaaaacacactttCAGCTAGTCCTGATACTCCATCTGAGAGCTCCATTCTTACCGTTCCTGCTCTCAAAGGTGATGCTGACCAGGACCGTAGCGGTCTCGTATGACGGCAGGCGATTAGAAGTTtgtatcgccccccgtctcggGCAACTGTAACATAATGTAAGGGACTTTGACCTAAAGCTCAACTGGGTGTACAGATGTGCGGCAGTGTACATCTGAGAGCTCCGATCTTGCCGTTCCTGATCTCAGACGAGATGCTGACCAGGACCGTGGTGGTCTCGTATGACGGCAGGCGGTTAGAAGTTTGTCTCGCCCCCCGTCTCGACTAAAAATCTTTTGCAGTGTATTTTGACCTCACCTGGGTGTGCAGATGTGTGGAAGTGTACATCTGAGAGCTCCGTTCTTGCCGTTCCTGATCTCAGACGAGATGCTGACCAGGACTGTAGCGGTCTCGTATGACGGCAGGCGATTAGAAGTTtgtatcgccccccgtctcggACTCTGACCTAAAGCTCACCTGGGTGTGCAGATGTGCGGCAGTGTACATCTAAGAGCGCCGTTCTTGCCATTCCTGATCTCAGACGAGATGCTGACCAGGACCGTGGCGGTCTCGTACGGCGGGAGGGATCCGATGTTCACCGTGAAGATCTCCCTGGTCTCGTGCTCGTCCACGATGAAGGCGGTCTGGCGGTACAGCCAGTCGTCCTGGCTAAACGGTTCCTGAAATACATCGTTAGACTTCATCAAACTTTATCTCATGGATCGGATTATGTGCAGTGAACACTTTGTATGATGTTGAAGTGTTAAATGTTATTCTTGTTTTGTTACTGTTGCTTATGTGAGGTGCACTTAGCTCTTAGAACTTAGTTCCTTCCGTGCCTGTTCATGTAACGCCCCGGGCCGTTCTTGTAGGGCATTGGGTCGTTCATAAGGTGCACCAGGCTGTTCACGTGGCGCACCAGGCTGGTCACGTGGTGCATCCGGCTCGTCACGTGGTGCATCTGGATGCACTTGTTGTGCATCGATCTGTTCAATTGCATCGGGCTGATCGTGTAGCGCATCAGACCACTCTTCTTCATCCTGGTGATTCTGTGCCTCTGCTCTTGCAGCTTGATGCCATAAGCTTCCTTCTGTCCCTACATCGTTCTCCGCAGTGGACTGTAAATATGTTAGGTGAGCGATGGTGTAGTAAACCGTGAATTAGACTTGTTGAACGAAACCCTACTTTACCCTAAGCAACCCTGTGTAAGAAGGTCGCTGATTGCTCTAAGGAAGGCGTATGATTTCCTTTGTTTATGCTGTGTTGTTAAAACTTCGCAAGAAGTGGCGAATGGCCGTATGATGTGGCGAATGGCCGTATGATGACATGTGATGTCATTGGCAGCTTAAGCTTGTTTCTGAATACCGTGGCTATTTAAAGGGTTCAGCCTCCCTTCGCTGAATGATTGGCTTACCTGTGACGTCGAGCGTGTTGCATACCTGCTGATTGGTTGATGCAGTGGGCGCGACTTCTCTGCTTATTGGTTGGCTTACCCGTTACGTAGTGAGCGTGGCCTATCTACTGATTGGTTGGCTTAACAGTTACATAGTGAGCGTGGCCTAcctgctgattggctggcttaCATACGCCGCAGTTGGTGTTGCCTAACTGCTGATTGGTTGGCTTACCTGCGACGTAGGGGGCGTGGCCTAcctgctgattggctggcttaCATACGCCGCAGTTGGTGTTGCCTAACTGCTGATTGGTTGGCTTACCTGTGACGTAAAGGGCGTCGCCTCCATGCTGATTGGTTGGCTTACCTGTGACGTAGTGGGCGTGGCCTCCCTGCTGATTGGTTGGCTTACCTGTGACGTAGTGAGTGTGGCCTCCCTACTGATTGGTTGGCTTACCTGTGACGTAGTGGGCGTGGCCTCCCTGCTGATTGACGGGCCGTCCTTCAGCTGCAGACTGATGGTCCGCCCTCCAACCAGCGCCTCGAACCCAACCACCACGCAGCTCTCGTCCACAGGGTACACAAACATCGCGTCCACCggaacatcctgggaaggacggaagtgacgtcagaagtacaacattttcttaACTGAGAATATAGTTAGGACATACACTCTTGCCCGGAGGAAGGTTTTCAACTCATGTGGCTATGAAAAAAAGAATGGCTATTTTCCACGAAGATCTTAGTCATAAAATAcacttaaaacaaaaacaaaaaaacggAGAGGATGCACGGTGTTGTAAGTTTAGAAAATAGAGATATAGTCGGTGTaggaattttttctcaagtGATTTAACATATCCTGGTTAAGATCGACACAGAGTAAGAAATAACTCAAAAGTCTTGATCTTAAGCATATCGATTTAGAATAGATAAACGGAAATTAAACAAAACCTTCCTATAGTCTAGAATATTTAAATCTCTATTCAAACAAGGTCTAGTAGTTCTTCGGGTATTTGATATGATTGTTTCTGTTCCAAGCAACTCGTCCTATTTCAGAACGCAACATATTTATATGCAAATCATTGTATGCAAGGAATAACCATAATGTGCATGTATAGAAAGAAGTTCTGCCCAGCAACAGACGAACTTTCTCGAAGGCTTCTGAGAAGTTGATATCAATTTAAGACTATTGCGTGGGCGGCGGTAACCCAGACTTATCAATTGATGTCAATGATGCAACCAAATACTCGTGACCATCTGGCACTTTCCACCTCTCAGATACTCCACATAAAATAAGTACCTAACACATGATCCCATCAAGCCCTGTTACGGTTTCACATGCAGATACGAACAGCTGTGATCTGAGTAATCCTACCCGCGGGCGACTCCAGCTGCCGCACCGCCAGAACTTTGCTGATAAAAGCATTCGCCTTTCTTTTGCTCGAGATAAATGTAAAAGGTGAACAAATAACAACTTTATCGTCGGCAAACACTCGTACAATCCCATAATGGGTTATAAAGGTTGGGTGAATGTAGAGGAGACCAACAATAGAACATCTGTCGCGACATGTACGTTGAACATGATATCGTCTTCAAGAGATGCAACTTCTCTCAATACTCTGGATTTTTTATTgtcttaaggtctcattgatatATTACTCGAGTGggcaccctaaaagagatccgagtcAAAAAATAAACGGTTGCATGGACGCGTGtgtttagcggtgagaaattcccttttagccagcggaactgatctcaaaagttcgattagtgaaagcttgtttgtaactgaagaaattagcaggtaaagttttgcagcctcgcgctaggtcggaggtacacagttcTTAACCTAACCTAAGTAGTAGAATATCCATGGCCTCAAGCGCTACCTGGCATTTCCTGTCTGCATTGAAGAATCGCTGCTACTATTTTTATGTTTGCATGCCGAATGTATTTTGCACCATTGATCTTTGTCTACGTCGCTTTTGCTTTGCTTGGGATCGATAAAATTCAGAAACATGTTTTCGTAGGGTTCTGTTCGGTTGGGTTGATACTGGTTGGGCTTAACAGCATAGCATTAACTCAGTACAGTtgaagccaattaattgcacaacggattaacgcacacttctgttaactgcacggcatccccaaatcccaaaccggtgtggaCAAGCTAGATAACtgcgcattattgcaccagccggaaaattgcacgaaattcactggcaaataggccgtgcaataaagtggcttctactgtatgcaGAATGCTTTGAAAGCAATATACTGTGGAACGCTGGTTTGCTACGTTATATGTGGGGAACGCAGAGCATGATATGCCGATTTTATCTACATAGGGGATATCGGCTTTTCCCACTTTCTTAAAGTTATTGACCTAAAATAGTCATGCTTTATactaaaaatagaaaaaagtCGATCGAACTATTTCAGGGTTTGTTGATTAAAACTAGGTCTTGAATGGCATTGAaaaattagcatgaaagttcatctcgATTGGTAGATTAGGAGAAAAATAAGCTGGTCTCCAGATCAAAATACAGTGaatgaaaagtttgtttgttcgtttctttgtttgtttgtttgtttattaggaatctccattagttacattgaacttttcttcctggagtcctcagTTGAAGATCAGAATATTTCGTGGC
The window above is part of the Branchiostoma floridae strain S238N-H82 chromosome 14, Bfl_VNyyK, whole genome shotgun sequence genome. Proteins encoded here:
- the LOC118430871 gene encoding von Willebrand factor A domain-containing protein 5B1-like, which encodes MPGLINIHSRTRIPLQASRASACLIGYSLGLTASLTYYNDQDVPVDAMFVYPVDESCVVVGFEALVGGRTISLQLKDGPSISREATPTTSQEPFSQDDWLYRQTAFIVDEHETREIFTVNIGSLPPYETATVLVSISSEIRNGKNGALRCTLPHICTPRFRNQSFELVTSPEDSKSSLTSTNYSMGYGTEFRNQSFELVTSPEDSKSSLTSTDYSMGFRNQSFELVTSPEDSKSSLTSTNYSMGYGTEDASFTTCRNLMDIVQETAINPFPYEFEFQLEVKMPCLLAGVESPTHSIRVDADPYARNANEVFVTLAEQHTYSEDVQVLLYLSDPHKPAIILEHGDMSLSGYEEYVKSRRGFKRLQREKEEKPSSKVDYLRGRLHKDLMHHAAIMLSFFPDFSSIPPRDPSKIPGNFIFILDRSGSMSGANIAVPTPGARETLLLFLKSLPTCCVFNIVSFGSSYKPMFSTSVPYTQQNVDKASADIKKMRADMGGTNILSPLQWVFSAPVTSGYPRQVFLLTDGSVSNTGTVIDLVRKNAYNTRCFALGIGPKASRSLVQGVGSAGGGAAELIQEGERIQPKVVACLKRALQPCISDITVTWRPPAGIEVLQSPKSLPPLFPGDRLVAYAVLYDMLVVETRPKDEEIEETTEGSSSTVSQSTTSDFSEAASSVNTGDLLRDIVDEISSKKKERHDTELREPVRKIRKISDLGKSASLGPRSPEREFLTDVGGEESGAHRKRNSLEETNSSRKADSKRAPEVSRGCSVPDLSRASRTRKISGQGGSDIDLMMLQRMLGKLFETGGQSMEDFKVTKLRHEDQDAGTCEAQETASKIKDVGKEKPHDQHSSSDADGAGSDVGGAGSDADSSDSRTEDRQRKQNGVSPRGPLSPKSRDMSLDDFLTSVQKHSDWRRRAGKSKAVIRGLVFEEEFVYEIPFDVSEAIDPDRPTLDPEDNIWDETIHQLAARSIILDLEERLHRSEKGLQTEDLPPIGALCPETVLDEARAKIVHTSQSANIISRYTSFCAVDEDTNESLPSLLEQRLPLDKQPR